In the genome of Petrotoga sp. 9PWA.NaAc.5.4, one region contains:
- a CDS encoding nitroreductase family protein, producing MKEIINRRSIRQFKNKEVSNEVIETLLHAAMQAPSANNEQPWEFIVVKKRDLLEKISEIHPFAKMTSQASVAIIVCGDLNKEISKGRWVQDCSAATENLLLEVVHQGLGAVWVGVYPRKEREEEIRKLFNLPENIIPLCIVPIGYPNEEKDYENRFKKERIHYDRW from the coding sequence TTGAAAGAAATTATTAACAGAAGAAGCATTAGGCAGTTTAAAAACAAAGAAGTGTCAAATGAAGTTATCGAAACTCTCCTTCATGCCGCAATGCAAGCCCCTTCCGCAAATAATGAGCAACCTTGGGAGTTTATTGTAGTTAAAAAAAGAGATCTTCTTGAAAAAATATCTGAGATCCATCCTTTTGCGAAGATGACCAGTCAAGCTAGTGTTGCCATTATAGTTTGTGGTGACCTTAACAAAGAAATCTCAAAGGGAAGATGGGTTCAAGATTGTAGTGCAGCCACTGAAAACTTACTTTTAGAGGTGGTTCATCAAGGATTAGGAGCAGTTTGGGTTGGAGTATATCCACGAAAAGAAAGAGAAGAAGAAATTCGAAAACTTTTCAATTTACCTGAAAATATTATTCCACTATGTATCGTACCAATTGGCTATCCCAATGAAGAAAAAGACTACGAAAATAGATTTAAAAAAGAGAGAATACATTACGATAGATGGTAA
- a CDS encoding aldo/keto reductase, producing MKISNIMDKTELYNKVKMPWLGYGTYKAHDNELIEGIKYALSIGYRLIDTAEMYENEEEVGKAIRESRIPREELFITSKVWNTNQGYESTLRSFENSLKRLGVDYLDLYLIHWPVRGKYIETWKALEKIYKEGRVRAIGVSNFLIHHLKDIIDNCEIVPMVNQVEFHPYLLQKDLLEFCKKNKIQMEAWSPIMRGRVNDIPEIIEIAKKHHKTPSQVVLRWDLQHEVVTIPKSVHKERIKENAEIFDFELTEEEMRIIDSLNQNKRFGANPDDF from the coding sequence ATGAAAATATCTAATATTATGGATAAAACCGAATTATATAACAAAGTAAAAATGCCGTGGTTAGGTTATGGTACTTATAAAGCCCATGATAACGAACTTATAGAGGGAATAAAGTATGCATTAAGTATCGGATACAGATTAATAGATACTGCCGAAATGTATGAAAATGAAGAGGAAGTTGGTAAAGCAATTAGAGAAAGTCGAATACCTCGAGAAGAACTTTTTATTACATCAAAAGTTTGGAATACAAACCAAGGATATGAAAGTACTCTAAGAAGTTTCGAAAATTCTTTAAAAAGACTTGGTGTTGATTATTTAGACCTTTATTTAATTCATTGGCCAGTAAGAGGTAAATATATAGAAACTTGGAAAGCATTAGAAAAAATATATAAAGAAGGAAGAGTTAGAGCAATTGGAGTAAGTAATTTTTTGATCCACCATCTTAAAGATATTATTGATAATTGCGAGATTGTTCCAATGGTCAATCAAGTTGAATTTCATCCTTACCTGTTGCAAAAAGATTTGCTGGAGTTTTGTAAGAAGAACAAAATTCAGATGGAAGCTTGGAGTCCGATTATGAGAGGTAGAGTGAACGATATCCCTGAGATAATCGAAATAGCGAAAAAACATCACAAAACGCCTTCTCAAGTGGTTCTAAGATGGGATCTACAACATGAAGTAGTTACAATCCCAAAATCAGTACATAAGGAGAGAATAAAAGAAAACGCTGAAATATTTGATTTTGAATTAACTGAAGAAGAAATGAGAATAATTGATAGTTTAAATCAAAATAAAAGGTTCGGAGCAAATCCCGATGATTTTTAA
- a CDS encoding holo-ACP synthase — MIRAIGVDIVKVERINENNIKKILSIKEKEVYDSFKGEKRKKEYAAGRFAVKEAIIKCFKRFIPYSEITVLNKENGEPYLDEDSISYIFEKFKSRGEILISIAHERDYAVATAVFIEE, encoded by the coding sequence ATGATTAGAGCAATAGGTGTCGATATAGTGAAAGTGGAAAGAATAAATGAAAACAATATAAAGAAAATACTTTCTATAAAAGAAAAAGAAGTTTACGATAGTTTCAAAGGCGAAAAAAGAAAGAAAGAGTATGCTGCTGGACGATTTGCAGTCAAAGAAGCTATTATAAAATGTTTCAAAAGGTTCATACCATATTCTGAAATCACGGTTCTTAACAAAGAAAATGGTGAACCATACTTAGACGAAGATTCAATTAGTTACATTTTTGAAAAATTTAAAAGTAGAGGAGAAATTTTAATATCTATTGCTCACGAAAGAGATTATGCTGTCGCAACGGCAGTTTTCATTGAAGAATGA
- a CDS encoding cell division FtsA domain-containing protein, translating to MIFGLDIGTRTLVGILADYDEENEKIVIRDFYELEHENRAMLDGQIHDVGKVAKSVNKVKQMLEEKSGEKLSEVAIAIAGRFLISSIGTYELDISTQGFLSEDIVRNMELEAVKLATEKIQYYESMYCVGYSVLYYSLDGQWIKHLEGQKGNQAKVKVLAAFLPRNVVEAMMSVLERSGLKPFHITLEPIAATSLVVPEDLRSLNIVMVDVGAGTSDIAISNNGVIIGYGMVPLAGDEITEAISESLLVDFKVAEKIKRELSEKETITYKDILDNSQEISKEEVLKIINPTIDNIADKIVKEIINLNGRSPSAVMVVGGGGKVPGFIEKIAEKLQIPKSRVSLKTASNLEKIVFECLKLEGSEYVTPLGIVNVALKKEGSVFNNIKINHQNFNILFMGKDMNVLQVLLQAGYSMDRLVGAPSPAIGFELNGKLMIVKGEKGRTAKIRINGDIADFNSPVKPGDKIEIEEPENGGPVSLTIKQVITPIKYYLNGEPKITYPIVFKNGKKVEDLEEKIKDGEIIQTVSPTIEDIFKNSNEKIYFTINNLPYEVSVGTVIVKNGEILEKDYKIKNEDSLETKAIELPKLKDFLNIEIEKTKVFLNGKEILLNKEEFNVMFDGRVINIEEEIMNGANYTIKKVQKDLQLIDIFNHLSLNVNEIKSYEIYINGEKVESFLQKINPGADVKVLIND from the coding sequence ATGATTTTTGGCCTTGACATTGGTACAAGAACATTAGTAGGTATTTTAGCTGATTACGACGAAGAAAATGAAAAGATAGTAATAAGAGATTTTTATGAATTAGAACATGAAAACAGAGCTATGTTAGATGGTCAAATACACGACGTTGGTAAAGTTGCAAAAAGCGTTAATAAAGTAAAGCAAATGCTCGAAGAAAAAAGTGGCGAAAAATTATCTGAAGTGGCTATAGCTATAGCCGGACGGTTTCTTATTTCATCAATAGGTACTTATGAACTTGATATATCCACGCAAGGTTTTTTAAGTGAAGATATTGTTAGAAATATGGAACTTGAAGCTGTTAAACTGGCAACAGAAAAGATTCAGTATTACGAAAGTATGTATTGTGTTGGGTATTCAGTTTTATATTATAGTCTTGATGGTCAATGGATAAAACATCTTGAAGGGCAAAAAGGTAACCAAGCAAAGGTTAAAGTTTTGGCCGCTTTTCTCCCAAGAAATGTAGTAGAAGCGATGATGTCTGTTTTAGAAAGGTCTGGCTTAAAGCCTTTTCATATCACTTTAGAACCCATAGCTGCAACAAGTTTAGTAGTACCTGAAGATTTAAGAAGCTTGAATATAGTAATGGTAGATGTTGGAGCTGGTACAAGTGATATAGCTATCTCAAATAACGGGGTAATAATAGGTTATGGTATGGTTCCGTTAGCAGGTGACGAAATAACCGAGGCCATTTCTGAAAGTTTATTAGTCGATTTTAAAGTAGCAGAAAAGATAAAAAGAGAACTTTCGGAAAAAGAAACAATAACTTACAAAGACATTCTTGATAATTCTCAAGAAATATCAAAAGAAGAAGTTTTAAAGATAATAAATCCTACTATAGACAACATAGCAGATAAAATTGTCAAAGAAATAATTAATCTTAATGGCAGATCTCCTTCAGCCGTTATGGTAGTTGGCGGAGGGGGAAAAGTACCGGGATTTATTGAAAAAATAGCTGAAAAATTACAGATCCCAAAATCACGAGTTTCATTGAAAACTGCTAGTAATTTAGAAAAAATTGTTTTTGAATGTTTGAAATTAGAAGGAAGCGAATATGTAACTCCCTTAGGTATAGTTAACGTTGCTTTAAAAAAAGAAGGAAGTGTTTTCAACAATATAAAAATTAATCATCAAAACTTCAATATACTATTCATGGGAAAAGACATGAATGTTTTACAAGTATTATTACAGGCAGGGTATTCTATGGATAGGTTAGTTGGAGCTCCGTCACCTGCTATAGGTTTTGAATTAAATGGGAAATTAATGATAGTTAAAGGTGAAAAAGGACGAACTGCAAAAATTAGGATTAATGGAGATATTGCTGATTTTAATTCTCCTGTAAAACCTGGAGATAAAATAGAAATAGAAGAACCTGAAAATGGGGGACCAGTTTCATTAACAATAAAACAAGTGATAACTCCTATAAAATATTACCTTAACGGAGAACCAAAAATTACTTATCCGATAGTATTCAAAAACGGCAAAAAAGTAGAAGATCTTGAAGAGAAAATTAAAGATGGAGAAATAATTCAAACAGTTTCTCCAACAATCGAAGATATTTTCAAAAATTCAAATGAAAAGATTTATTTTACAATAAATAACCTTCCTTACGAAGTTTCTGTAGGTACAGTTATAGTTAAAAATGGTGAAATATTGGAGAAAGATTATAAGATAAAAAATGAAGATTCATTAGAAACAAAAGCTATAGAATTACCTAAGCTTAAAGATTTTTTGAATATAGAAATAGAAAAAACAAAGGTATTTTTAAATGGAAAAGAAATTTTGCTTAATAAAGAAGAATTTAACGTTATGTTTGATGGTAGAGTTATTAATATTGAGGAAGAGATAATGAACGGTGCGAATTACACAATAAAAAAAGTTCAAAAAGATCTTCAATTGATAGATATTTTCAATCATCTTTCTTTGAATGTGAATGAGATAAAATCTTATGAAATATATATAAATGGTGAAAAAGTGGAAAGTTTTTTACAGAAAATTAATCCAGGAGCCGATGTGAAGGTGTTGATAAATGATTAG
- a CDS encoding endonuclease MutS2: protein MYKDYEILNREIMISRVFFNLAIKGELKDISAVPNIIDIIEKLDNKGNLEGKEFRKIGTFLYESNEAYKFYSEIDDLLTEKIIKYFPLKELIDNIFRIFAENGEIKDDATIELKNIRKNIASTKNQINSEFNKIKNRYYKYLAIDQPIERNNRVCIAVKSENRNLIRGITVGKSDSGATVFVEPENIIELNDALINIESEEKVEIIKILSNLTFDIQKNLEKLKNNIEVISYIDVNIAKSKYAKKKNAIFVTPKKDNKNIDLKELRHPLIDQDKVVPIDVELKKNGMIITGPNTGGKTVSLKSIGVAFFMAHACLPVLALKADLPFIDEIYTDIGDQQNISENLSTFSAHLVNIKHIVENVTSNSLVLIDELGTGTDPIEGSALSKAILGHLLDIGPILFVTSHLSEIKAFSLEEDRLTSASMSFDLETLKPTYKLIIGVPGASHAIEIAEKLGIERKIIENAKRNLNKEHTENEIILKRLSYLYKEYEENREKQKNQLQELDRLKKEYGEKLEKLRKKEIESLDKEFFMIKKQIKEIKNEIQRIIEDVKIALKEKDLERLKNNLKNADNLSNQIKELEDSLFKKQSLSKKSNVKLKIGMKVKVPGNMQGIIKEIDESKATVQIKNSPIEITYQLNDIEPVGEEKDIEEPKNNVNFKISKKKAVYPEIDVRGYTVNEAIPVIEKFISDLIASGIKEGRIIHGKGTGKLAIGIWEYLRNFPLVKDFKIARTEEGGTGATIIEV from the coding sequence ATGTATAAAGATTATGAAATATTAAACCGAGAAATCATGATTTCTCGTGTTTTTTTTAATTTGGCTATTAAAGGTGAGTTGAAAGATATTTCCGCGGTACCTAACATTATTGATATAATAGAAAAACTTGATAATAAAGGAAATTTAGAAGGAAAAGAATTTAGAAAAATTGGAACGTTTTTATACGAATCTAATGAAGCATATAAATTTTACAGCGAAATAGACGATTTACTTACTGAAAAAATCATTAAATACTTTCCTCTTAAAGAATTAATCGATAATATTTTTAGAATCTTTGCAGAAAATGGGGAAATAAAAGATGATGCAACAATTGAGCTAAAAAATATAAGAAAAAATATAGCTTCTACTAAAAATCAGATAAATTCGGAATTTAATAAAATAAAAAATAGATATTATAAATATTTGGCTATAGATCAACCTATTGAAAGAAACAATAGAGTTTGTATTGCTGTTAAATCTGAAAACCGCAATCTTATAAGAGGAATAACAGTTGGTAAATCCGATTCTGGAGCCACAGTTTTCGTTGAACCAGAGAATATTATCGAATTAAATGATGCACTAATAAATATTGAATCAGAAGAAAAAGTTGAAATAATAAAAATTTTATCGAATCTAACCTTTGATATACAAAAAAATCTTGAAAAATTGAAAAATAATATAGAGGTCATTTCATATATAGATGTCAATATCGCAAAATCGAAATACGCCAAAAAAAAGAATGCAATATTTGTAACACCCAAAAAAGACAATAAAAATATTGATTTAAAAGAGTTGAGGCACCCTCTTATTGACCAAGATAAAGTTGTACCTATAGATGTAGAGCTTAAAAAAAATGGAATGATAATAACTGGCCCGAATACTGGAGGAAAAACTGTTTCGTTAAAATCTATAGGAGTTGCTTTCTTTATGGCACATGCTTGTTTGCCAGTACTGGCTTTAAAAGCAGATTTACCTTTTATAGATGAGATATATACTGATATAGGTGATCAGCAAAATATTTCTGAAAATTTGAGTACTTTCTCAGCTCATTTGGTTAATATAAAACATATCGTTGAAAATGTGACATCAAATTCTTTGGTACTTATAGATGAATTAGGCACGGGGACGGATCCTATAGAGGGTTCTGCTTTGAGTAAAGCGATATTGGGACATTTACTTGATATAGGACCTATATTATTTGTCACCTCCCATCTTTCTGAAATAAAGGCCTTTTCTTTGGAAGAAGATAGACTGACGTCGGCCTCTATGTCTTTTGATTTAGAAACATTGAAGCCTACATATAAGTTGATAATAGGAGTACCAGGAGCTTCGCATGCTATAGAAATAGCAGAAAAATTAGGTATAGAGAGAAAAATAATAGAAAATGCAAAAAGAAATTTAAACAAAGAACATACAGAAAATGAAATTATTTTAAAAAGACTTTCATATTTGTATAAAGAATATGAAGAGAATCGGGAGAAGCAGAAAAATCAGTTACAAGAACTGGACAGATTAAAAAAGGAATATGGAGAAAAACTTGAAAAATTGAGAAAAAAAGAAATAGAGAGTTTAGATAAAGAATTTTTTATGATAAAAAAACAAATAAAAGAAATAAAAAACGAGATTCAAAGAATTATAGAAGATGTTAAAATCGCACTTAAAGAAAAAGACTTAGAAAGATTAAAAAACAATCTAAAAAACGCAGATAACTTATCAAATCAAATTAAAGAGTTGGAAGATTCACTTTTTAAAAAACAAAGTCTTTCTAAAAAATCAAACGTTAAGTTGAAAATCGGAATGAAAGTTAAAGTACCTGGAAATATGCAAGGAATAATAAAAGAAATAGATGAATCTAAAGCAACCGTTCAAATAAAAAATTCACCTATTGAAATAACATATCAGTTAAACGATATAGAACCAGTAGGTGAAGAAAAGGATATAGAAGAACCGAAAAACAACGTTAATTTTAAGATAAGTAAAAAAAAGGCAGTTTATCCAGAAATAGACGTGCGTGGTTATACCGTAAATGAAGCTATTCCCGTTATAGAAAAATTCATTTCTGATCTAATTGCTTCAGGAATAAAAGAGGGGAGAATAATTCATGGGAAAGGTACCGGCAAATTAGCTATCGGTATTTGGGAATACCTTAGAAACTTCCCTTTAGTAAAAGATTTTAAAATTGCAAGAACTGAGGAAGGCGGAACTGGAGCTACAATTATAGAAGTGTAG